The Antricoccus suffuscus genome window below encodes:
- a CDS encoding coenzyme F420-0:L-glutamate ligase produces MTSSDPATPAGAEDLPKSFSVHAVTGLPEFHHGDDLVGHLPALEDRDIVVVTSKVISKIEGRLVAVGDGEEERQRAREDAITGQTVAVVAQRGPTRIVRNQLGLTMAAAGIDASNVPNGVIALLPEDPDASARRLRAAIRRRLSRDVAVIITDTVGRPWREGLVDIAIGVAGITPLRDLRGTLDTHGHPLAVTALAQADEIASASELVRGKVGSVPVAVVRGIPWQDGEVAASSLIRGGETDMFSLGTRDVVPATASGAGAGIAAPQQIEAALAAVPEVDGVSTSYAAATIAVHSRIDSFETGVYVGKLLVALRAEGLIGSVASRDPVQIETTVAAAYQGRPVP; encoded by the coding sequence ATGACGTCGTCCGACCCCGCGACCCCTGCCGGAGCCGAGGACCTGCCGAAGTCATTTTCGGTACACGCGGTGACCGGGCTGCCAGAGTTCCATCACGGTGACGATCTGGTCGGTCACCTACCGGCCCTGGAGGACCGTGACATCGTCGTGGTGACGTCGAAGGTCATCTCGAAGATCGAGGGCCGACTCGTCGCGGTCGGTGACGGCGAGGAGGAACGGCAACGTGCCCGGGAGGACGCCATCACCGGGCAGACGGTGGCGGTCGTCGCTCAACGCGGGCCGACCCGGATCGTGCGCAACCAGCTCGGACTGACGATGGCGGCCGCCGGAATAGACGCCTCGAACGTTCCGAACGGGGTCATCGCTTTACTGCCAGAAGATCCCGACGCCTCGGCCCGCCGACTGCGCGCGGCAATCCGGCGACGGTTGAGTCGTGATGTCGCGGTCATCATCACCGATACCGTCGGGCGGCCGTGGCGCGAAGGACTGGTCGATATCGCGATCGGCGTCGCCGGGATCACCCCGTTGCGCGACTTACGCGGCACGCTCGACACGCACGGCCACCCGCTGGCCGTGACCGCTCTCGCGCAAGCCGACGAGATCGCCTCGGCCTCCGAGCTCGTGCGCGGTAAGGTCGGCAGCGTCCCGGTGGCCGTCGTACGCGGGATCCCTTGGCAAGACGGCGAAGTAGCGGCATCATCGCTGATCCGCGGCGGTGAGACGGACATGTTCTCACTCGGGACTCGCGACGTCGTGCCGGCCACCGCATCAGGCGCCGGCGCCGGCATCGCGGCGCCACAGCAGATCGAGGCGGCGCTGGCGGCGGTGCCGGAAGTAGACGGCGTGAGTACGTCGTACGCCGCGGCGACGATCGCGGTCCACTCACGCATCGATTCCTTCGAGACGGGTGTCTACGTCGGCAAACTACTGGTCGCGTTGCGCGCCGAGGGACTCATCGGCTCGGTCGCGAGTCGCGACCCGGTGCAGATCGAGACCACCGTCGCGGCGGCGTACCAAGGACGGCCGGTGCCGTGA
- a CDS encoding NUDIX hydrolase → MSYQSVRASARDILRSWSPADESQDPLRLTYLSYLDAVPEAVQRECAAGHITASALVCDLEERSVLLTLHPRIGRWVQLGGHCEAGDQSLTGAALREAQEESGIDALLIDPVPLQLHTHPLTCSGGVPTHHLDVQFLVRATPGSTAHISDESLDLDWFRFDELPHGVDDSVQQLVAAARVRLSS, encoded by the coding sequence GTGAGCTACCAGAGCGTGCGAGCGAGCGCCCGCGACATCCTGCGGAGCTGGTCACCGGCAGACGAATCCCAAGATCCCTTGCGACTGACGTATCTAAGCTATCTGGACGCCGTACCCGAAGCCGTGCAGCGCGAGTGCGCGGCCGGCCACATCACCGCAAGCGCACTGGTGTGCGACCTCGAAGAGCGCAGCGTACTGCTGACGCTGCACCCGCGAATCGGCCGATGGGTGCAGCTCGGCGGACACTGCGAGGCAGGTGACCAGAGTCTGACCGGCGCTGCTCTTCGCGAAGCTCAGGAGGAAAGCGGGATCGACGCCTTGCTGATCGATCCCGTGCCTTTGCAGTTGCACACGCACCCGCTCACATGTTCCGGCGGCGTACCTACCCACCACCTCGATGTGCAGTTCTTGGTGCGGGCCACGCCCGGAAGTACGGCGCACATCAGCGACGAATCCCTTGACCTGGACTGGTTCCGGTTCGATGAGCTGCCGCATGGAGTCGACGACTCGGTCCAGCAGCTTGTTGCGGCGGCAAGAGTCCGTCTCTCCTCTTAG
- a CDS encoding SDR family NAD(P)-dependent oxidoreductase yields the protein MDLSAVSALVTGGASGLGEATVRALHAKGASVTIVDLAEEKGQALAAELGGATTYVKTDVTNPDQVQAAVDDASSKDSPLRVVVNCAGIGYAKRTLTKTGPHDLESFQKVININLVGTFNVLRLAAAAMATTAPLEDDARGVIINTASVAAFEGQIGQIAYATSKAGIHGMTLPAARDLSSVGIRVNTIAPGIIDTPMLAGVTDEFRKTLGDGVPFPKRIGRPSEYAQIAVFLGEHDYINGETIRFDAALRMAPR from the coding sequence ATGGACCTATCAGCAGTCTCCGCCCTCGTCACCGGAGGCGCCTCCGGCCTCGGCGAGGCCACCGTCCGGGCGCTGCACGCCAAAGGCGCCTCGGTCACGATCGTCGACCTGGCCGAGGAAAAGGGCCAGGCGCTGGCCGCCGAGCTTGGCGGCGCGACGACGTACGTCAAGACCGACGTGACCAACCCCGACCAGGTCCAGGCGGCCGTCGACGATGCGTCGAGCAAGGACTCGCCGCTGCGCGTCGTCGTCAACTGCGCGGGAATCGGCTACGCGAAACGTACGCTGACCAAGACCGGGCCGCACGACCTCGAGTCGTTCCAGAAGGTCATCAACATCAACCTCGTCGGCACATTTAACGTGCTGCGTCTCGCCGCCGCGGCGATGGCCACCACGGCGCCGCTTGAGGACGATGCACGCGGAGTGATCATCAACACGGCCAGCGTGGCGGCGTTCGAAGGACAGATCGGTCAGATCGCCTATGCCACAAGCAAAGCGGGCATCCATGGCATGACCCTGCCCGCCGCTCGGGACCTTTCCAGCGTCGGCATCCGGGTCAACACGATCGCGCCGGGCATCATCGACACACCGATGCTTGCTGGCGTGACCGACGAGTTCCGCAAGACTCTCGGTGACGGCGTGCCCTTCCCGAAGCGCATCGGCAGGCCGTCTGAATACGCGCAGATCGCGGTCTTCCTTGGCGAGCATGACTACATCAACGGCGAGACTATTCGGTTCGACGCAGCGCTGCGGATGGCGCCGCGCTAG
- the cofD gene encoding 2-phospho-L-lactate transferase, protein MQPTLSSTGSSSVNGQPPRITVLAGGVGGATFLLGVREVAQRLGAEVTAIINTGDDATMHGLRVCPDLDSVMYTLGGAHDPGRGWGQVGETWVVGAELKEYAAGPTWFNLGDKDIATHLVRTQMLDAGFGLADVTAALCHRWQPGISLLPMTDQRCETHVVADVPDDDGAVATRAIHFQEWWVRWRADVPTHEFVQIGIEQAKPAPGVLDAINNADVVLLAPSNPIVSIGTILAIQGIGDAVRATKAPVIGLSPIIDGAPIRGMADKCLRTVGVESTAAAVAQHYGARSAGGVLDGWLVHDGDPLPEGEIASRAVPLLMSDVSATAAMVDEALRLADAVRA, encoded by the coding sequence GTGCAGCCAACTCTTTCCTCCACAGGGTCCTCTTCGGTTAACGGCCAGCCCCCGCGAATCACCGTTCTGGCCGGCGGCGTAGGCGGCGCGACGTTCTTGCTTGGCGTCCGCGAAGTCGCCCAGCGCCTCGGCGCGGAGGTCACCGCGATCATCAACACCGGCGACGATGCAACCATGCACGGGCTGCGCGTCTGTCCCGACCTGGACAGCGTGATGTATACGCTCGGCGGCGCGCACGACCCCGGCCGTGGGTGGGGCCAGGTCGGCGAGACGTGGGTCGTCGGCGCCGAGCTCAAGGAGTACGCCGCCGGTCCGACCTGGTTCAACCTGGGCGACAAGGACATTGCCACCCATCTCGTGCGCACTCAGATGCTGGATGCCGGGTTCGGACTCGCCGACGTCACTGCCGCGCTGTGCCACCGGTGGCAGCCCGGGATCAGCCTGTTGCCAATGACCGACCAACGCTGCGAGACGCACGTCGTCGCCGACGTCCCCGACGACGACGGCGCCGTCGCAACCCGAGCGATTCATTTCCAGGAGTGGTGGGTCCGATGGCGCGCCGACGTACCTACCCATGAGTTCGTGCAGATCGGGATCGAGCAGGCCAAGCCCGCGCCCGGAGTGCTCGATGCGATCAACAACGCCGACGTGGTCCTGCTCGCCCCCTCCAACCCGATCGTGAGCATCGGCACAATCCTTGCGATACAGGGCATCGGCGATGCGGTGCGCGCTACTAAAGCGCCAGTGATCGGCCTGTCCCCCATCATCGACGGCGCGCCGATCCGCGGCATGGCGGACAAGTGCTTGCGCACCGTCGGCGTCGAGTCAACCGCGGCCGCCGTGGCACAGCATTATGGCGCCCGGTCCGCTGGCGGCGTATTGGACGGATGGCTCGTCCACGACGGCGATCCGCTGCCCGAAGGGGAAATAGCGTCACGAGCGGTACCGCTGTTGATGAGTGATGTCTCCGCCACTGCCGCGATGGTCGACGAAGCCCTACGGCTCGCCGACGCTGTGCGCGCATGA
- a CDS encoding DNA-3-methyladenine glycosylase family protein, with amino-acid sequence MSDPPGSAAGLRHVLTLPDGLDLDRTLGLLRYGSGDPAFMRTPEGIWRASLTPEGPVSICITQRRGDVEVRAWGSGAEWIVANLSAMFGLDDDDSTFRPDTEPIRDLYRRIGRVHFPRTELIFESLVPAILSQKITGKEAFGSWRMLLHKYGGVAPGPVPDRLRVPPSPAQVRALADWDWHQLGVDRAHRETIRRAAGAANSLDRLTTLPADEAIAKLMSIRGIGLWTASEVAQRALGAADAPSFGDYHVPSTVGYAFTGEPTDDEGMARLLAPYRPHRGRVVRLLELARVGPPRRGPRRTVPDYRRF; translated from the coding sequence ATGTCCGATCCGCCCGGGAGCGCAGCAGGTCTTAGGCACGTGCTGACGCTTCCGGACGGGCTGGATCTGGATCGCACGCTCGGGCTTCTTCGCTACGGCTCGGGCGATCCGGCGTTTATGCGTACGCCGGAGGGCATTTGGCGCGCGTCGCTCACCCCGGAGGGGCCAGTCTCGATCTGCATCACCCAACGTCGAGGCGACGTCGAGGTCCGTGCGTGGGGGAGCGGCGCGGAATGGATCGTCGCAAATCTTTCGGCGATGTTCGGACTCGACGACGACGATTCGACGTTTCGTCCCGACACAGAGCCGATCCGCGACCTCTACCGACGGATCGGAAGAGTGCATTTCCCGCGTACCGAACTGATCTTCGAGTCGCTTGTGCCGGCCATCCTGAGCCAGAAGATCACCGGCAAGGAAGCGTTCGGCTCGTGGCGGATGCTGCTGCACAAGTACGGCGGCGTCGCTCCCGGACCGGTACCAGACCGTCTTCGGGTCCCGCCGTCGCCCGCGCAGGTCCGCGCACTCGCCGACTGGGACTGGCACCAGCTCGGTGTCGACCGCGCTCATCGCGAAACCATCCGGCGCGCAGCCGGCGCCGCCAACTCCCTTGACCGACTGACGACACTGCCCGCGGATGAGGCGATCGCGAAGCTGATGAGCATCCGCGGAATCGGACTCTGGACGGCGTCCGAGGTTGCGCAGCGCGCGCTCGGCGCCGCTGATGCGCCGTCGTTCGGCGACTACCACGTGCCGTCGACGGTCGGCTACGCGTTCACCGGCGAACCCACCGACGATGAGGGCATGGCGCGCCTGCTGGCGCCGTACCGTCCGCACCGTGGCCGCGTCGTGCGGCTACTCGAGTTGGCCAGAGTCGGTCCGCCGCGCCGTGGCCCTCGGCGTACCGTCCCGGACTACCGCCGCTTCTAG